One genomic segment of Myotis daubentonii chromosome 14, mMyoDau2.1, whole genome shotgun sequence includes these proteins:
- the WDR6 gene encoding WD repeat-containing protein 6, whose translation MEAPDDYVWPRATSELMLLPVTGLECVGERLLAGEGPDILVYSLDFGGHLRMMKRVQNLLGHYLIHGFRVRPEPKGDLDVEAMVAVFGSKGLRVVKISWGQGRFRELWRSGLWNMSDWIWDARWLEGNMALALGHNSVVLYDPVIGCLLQDVPCTDRCTLSSACLVGDTWKELTIVAGAVSNQLLIWYPAAALVDSKPVAPDRRVSGHMGAVFSMSYLESKGLLATASEDRSVRIWKVGDLRVPGGRVQNIGHCFGHSARVWQVKLLENYLVSAGEDCVCLVWSHEGEILQAFRGHQGRGIRALAAHERQAWVITGGDDSGIRLWHLVGRGHPGSGVSALCFKSPSRPGALKAVTLAGSWRVLAVTDSGVLYLYDLEVKCWEQLLEDKHFQSYCLLEAAPGPEGFGLCAMANGEGHVKVVPINTPTAAVDLALFQGKVHSLSWALRGYEELLLLASGPGGVVACLEITAAPSGKAIFVTERCRYLLPPSKQRWHTCSAFLPPGDFLVCGDRRGSVLLFPSRPALLQDLGLGGQAEAGAGELGGAGDSGKEETALTEWGPVSILRSLHGKQGVTSVTCHGGYVYSTGRDGAYYQLLVRGGQLQPVLRRKCCRGMNWVAGLRVVADGSTVILGFHANEFVVWSPRSHEKLHVVHCGGGHRSWAFSDTEAAMAFAYLKDGDVLLYRALGGCTRPHVILRESLHGREITCVRRVGTIALGPEFELPSFMQPEDLEPGSEGPSLIDVVITCSEDTTICVLALPTATGSAHALTAVCNHISSVRALAVWGVGTPAGPQDPHPGLTAHVVSAGGRAEMHCFNIMVTLDPSTPSRLACHVMHLASHRLDEDWDCQRSRRRMVKVDPETRYMCLAVCELDPPDLGPLVAAACSDGAVRLFHLQDSGRRLQLLAETFHHQRCVLKVHSFTHQAPSQRRRLLLCSAATDGSLAFWDLTTVLDPGSAALEPPAEPGLPSRLGPPCLTVQAHSCGVNSLHTLPTREGHLVASGSEDGSLHVFVLAVELPEQHEAVGGAELAPQLHVLEEHSVPCAHAAHVTGLHILSPSLMVSASIDQRLTFWRLGHGEPTFINSTVYHVPDVADMACWPVSPEFGHRCALGGQGLEVYNWYD comes from the exons ATGGAGGCTCCCGACGACTACGTCTGGCCGCGGGCCACCTCCGAGCTCATGCTGCTCCCTGTCACCGGGCTGGAGTGCGTGGGGGAGCGGCTGCTGGCCGGTGAG GGGCCGGATATCCTGGTGTACAGCCTGGATTTTGGGGGGCACCTGCGGATGATGAAGCGAGTGCAGAACCTGCTTGGCCACTATCTTATCCATGGGTTCCGGGTGCGACCAGAACCCAAAGGAGACCTTGACGTGGAGGCCATGGTCGCCGTGTTTGGGAGCAAGGGTCTCCGAGTCGTGAAAATCAGCTGGGGACAGGGCCGCTTCCGGGAGCTCTGGCGCTCTGGCCTGTGGAACATGTCGGACTGGATCTGGGATGCACGCTGGCTTGAGGGGAACATGGCCTTGGCCCTGGGCCACAACTCGGTGGTGTTATACGACCCTGTGATAGGGTGCCTCCTGCAGGACGTTCCCTGCACAGACAGGTGCACCCTCTCCTCAGCCTGCTTGGTCGGGGACACCTGGAAGGAGCTGACCATAGTGGCAGGTGCTGTTTCCAACCAGCTCCTGATCTGGTACCCAGCGGCCGCTTTAGTGGACAGTAAGCCCGTGGCCCCTGACCGGCGGGTCAGTGGGCACATGGGCGCCGTCTTCAGCATGTCGTACCTGGAGAGCAAGGGCTTGCTGGCCACCGCTTCGGAAGACCGAAGTGTTCGCATCTGGAAGGTGGGCGACCTGCGGGTGCCTGGGGGTCGGGTGCAGAATATTGGGCACTGCTTTGGGCACAGCGCCCGCGTGTGGCAGGTCAAGCTGCTAGAGAATTACCTGGTCAGTGCAGGAGAGGACTGTGTCTGCTTGGTATGGAGCCACGAAGGTGAGATCCTCCAGGCATTCCGGGGCCACCAGGGCCGTGGGATCCGGGCCCTTGCTGCCCACGAGAGGCAAGCCTGGGTGATAACGGGGGGTGATGACTCAGGCATCCGGCTGTGGCACCTGGTAGGGCGTGGGCACCCAGGTTCCGGGGTCTCCGCTCTCTGCTTCAAGTCCCCTAGCAGGCCAGGTGCCCTCAAGGCTGTGACGCTGGCTGGCTCGTGGCGAGTATTGGCAGTGACTGATTCGGGGGTCCTGTACCTCTACGACCTTGAGGTCAAGTGCTGGGAGCAACTGCTGGAGGACAAGCACTTCCAGTCCTACTGCCTTCTGGAGGCCGCCCCCGGGCCTGAGGGCTTCGGACTGTGTGCCATGGCCAACGGGGAGGGTCACGTCAAGGTTGTCCCCATCAATACTCCAACGGCGGCCGTGGACCTGGCCCTGTTCCAAGGCAAGGTGCACAGCCTGAGCTGGGCTCTGCGAGGCTAcgaggagctgctgctgctggcgtCGGGCCCCGGCGGCGTGGTGGCCTGCCTGGAGATCACAGCCGCCCCCTCCGGCAAGGCCATCTTCGTCACGGAACGCTGCCGGTACCTGCTGCCTCCAAGCAAGCAGAGATGGCACACGTGCAGTGCCTTCCTGCCCCCGGGCGACTTCCTGGTGTGTGGAGACCGGCGGGGCTCCGTGTTGCTGTTCCCCTCCAGACCGGCTCTGCTCCAGGATCTGGGGcttggaggccaggctgaggccggTGCCGGAGAACTGGGAGGGGCCGGTGACAGTGGCAAGGAGGAGACCGCCTTGACTGAGTGGGGCCCCGTCTCCATCCTCCGGTCCCTGCATGGGAAGCAGGGTGTGACCTCGGTCACCTGCCACGGTGGCTACGTGTACAGCACAGGGCGCGATGGTGCCTACTACCAGCTCCTTGTGCGAGGCGGCCAGCTGCAGCCAGTCCTGCGGCGGAAGTGCTGTCGCGGCATGAACTGGGTGGCCGGGCTGCGCGTGGTGGCCGATGGGAGCACGGTCATCCTGGGTTTCCACGCCAACGAGTTTGTGGTGTGGAGCCCCCGGTCGCATGAGAAGCTACACGTCGTCCACTGCGGCGGCGGCCATCGCTCCTGGGCCTTCTCGGACACCGAGGCAGCCATGGCCTTTGCCTACCTAAAGGATGGCGATGTCTTGCTGTACCGGGCTCTCGGGGGCTGCACCCGGCCACATGTGATTCTGCGGGAGAGCCTGCATGGCCGTGAGATCACGTGTGTCAGGCGGGTGGGCACCATCGCGCTGGGGCCTGAATTCGAGCTGCCCAGCTTCATGCAGCCCGAGGACCTGGAGCCGGGCAGCGAGGGGCCCAGTCTGATTGACGTCGTGATCACGTGCAGCGAGGACACCACCATCTGTGTCCTGGCGCTCCCCACGGCGACGGGCTCAGCCCACGCGCTTACAGCCGTTTGTAACCACATCTCCTCGGTGCGTGCCCTGGCCGTGTGGGGCGTCGGCACCCCGGCGGGCCCTCAGGACCCTCACCCGGGCCTGACTGCCCACGTGGTGTCTGCGGGGGGCCGGGCGGAGATGCACTGCTTCAACATCATGGTCACCCTGGACCCCAGCACCCCCAGCCGCCTCGCCTGCCATGTGATGCACCTTGCGTCTCACCGGCTGGATGAGGACTGGGACTGTCAGCGCAGTCGGCGCCGGATGGTCAAGGTGGACCCAGAGACCAG GTACATGTGCCTAGCGGTGTGTGAGCTTGACCCGCCTGACCTCGGCCCCCTTGTGGCTGCAGCCTGTAGTGACGGAGCAGTGAG gctcttTCATTTGCAGGACTCTGGGCGGCGGCTGCAGCTCCTGGCCGAAACCTTCCACCACCAGCGCTGTGTCCTCAAGGTCCACTCCTTTACACACCAGGCACCCAGCCAGCGGCG gaGACTGCTCCTGTGCAGTGCGGCCACCGATGGCAGCCTGGCCTTCTGGGACCTGACCACGGTGCTGGACCCCGGCTCCGCTGCCCTGGAGCCTCCAGCAGAGCCTGGGCTGCCCTCTC GACTGGGCCCCCCCTGCCTGACTGTCCAGGCTCACAGCTGTGGTGTCAACAGCCTGCACACCTTGCCCACACGTGAGGGCCACCTTGTGGCGAGTGGCAGCGAGGATGGCTCCCTCCACGTCTTTGTGCTTGCTGTGGAGTTGCCAGAGCAGCACGAGGCTGTGGGGGGTGCCGAGCTGGCGC